In the genome of Pseudomonas sp. P5_109, one region contains:
- a CDS encoding adhesin: MDRSLLLPALLTALLLALLGGTSVMADSGVSSVNNATLLDSGAQYRGNFSVNQAAGDQQQQANVRAIAIGTEVGATTSVRQKITTPANPSMDATANIGGTSFSNGNGVLGVNQSAGANNQMANALRISIGAAPQAIDDSTLSQQNVALLPGSGATGTPNGSRQVVTSDQAFTGSRGVIQVNQSAGVGNRMANTLSIRVSD, encoded by the coding sequence ATGGATCGTTCCCTTCTTTTACCTGCCCTGTTAACTGCCCTGCTACTTGCCCTGCTCGGCGGCACCAGCGTGATGGCCGATTCGGGCGTCAGCTCGGTGAACAACGCCACCCTCCTGGATTCCGGTGCCCAATACCGAGGTAACTTCAGCGTCAACCAGGCGGCAGGTGATCAACAGCAGCAGGCCAACGTCCGCGCGATCGCCATTGGTACCGAAGTCGGCGCGACCACCAGCGTCAGGCAGAAAATCACCACGCCCGCCAATCCGTCGATGGATGCGACGGCCAATATCGGCGGCACCTCTTTCAGTAATGGCAACGGCGTACTGGGCGTCAACCAGAGTGCCGGGGCGAACAACCAGATGGCCAACGCCCTGCGTATCAGCATCGGCGCTGCACCGCAAGCCATCGACGACAGCACTCTTTCTCAACAGAACGTGGCGTTGCTACCGGGCTCGGGAGCAACTGGCACACCAAACGGCAGTCGCCAGGTCGTGACGAGCGACCAGGCCTTCACTGGCAGCCGGGGCGTGATCCAGGTGAACCAAAGTGCCGGGGTGGGGAACCGAATGGCTAACACCCTGAGTATCCGGGTCTCTGACTGA